One genomic window of Acidobacteriota bacterium includes the following:
- a CDS encoding efflux RND transporter periplasmic adaptor subunit, with protein sequence MENLKRERQGTVNRTQDAKSKVGVNSLDKFQRQSRSLIFAFCLLPFAFALTGCHEKTATAEHAPVSVKVKTVEMNSVSNGLRYSANIEPMKQVELAFKVGGYVEGLMQARGVDGRLRDVQEGDVVAKGVVLARVRQSDFAVKVNQAESQVAEAKSGLESGQAQFAEAQSSITSSKAQLAESEAAFGKARLDFERAKNLFASQSMTKADYDAAKTQFEAAEAKRDAARSQVAVVEAKAASAQAQIEVLRARVKGSQAVVAEAAIPLHDTALRAPMNAIVIQKSVEVGALVSAGKTGFTVADTSSVKAVFGVPDLVVNKLKLGTALTVTTESLPETEFHGQITRVAPAADPKSRVFEIEVTIPNPQQALKAGMIASLEIAPAAPAQPMMVVPVSAIVRAKNQPDQYAVFVIEEKSGHAIARSRNVKLGEALGNTIVVLEGVNAGERVITTGATLTLDGQPVQIIP encoded by the coding sequence ATGGAAAATCTGAAAAGAGAGCGACAAGGAACGGTGAACCGTACCCAAGACGCAAAAAGCAAAGTGGGAGTTAATAGTTTGGACAAATTCCAAAGGCAATCACGATCTTTGATTTTTGCCTTTTGCCTTTTGCCTTTTGCCTTTGCTTTGACCGGATGTCACGAAAAAACCGCAACCGCAGAACACGCGCCGGTTTCCGTCAAGGTTAAAACGGTGGAGATGAATTCCGTCAGCAATGGTTTGCGCTATTCGGCGAACATCGAACCGATGAAGCAGGTGGAACTGGCGTTCAAAGTCGGCGGTTACGTCGAAGGACTGATGCAGGCGCGCGGTGTGGATGGTCGTCTGCGCGATGTGCAGGAAGGCGACGTGGTTGCGAAAGGCGTGGTGCTGGCGCGCGTGCGGCAGAGCGATTTCGCCGTCAAAGTGAACCAGGCTGAATCGCAAGTCGCCGAAGCGAAGTCAGGGCTGGAATCCGGCCAAGCGCAATTTGCCGAAGCGCAATCGTCCATCACATCCAGCAAAGCACAGTTGGCCGAATCCGAAGCCGCGTTTGGAAAAGCGCGACTGGATTTTGAGCGGGCAAAAAATCTATTCGCCAGCCAGAGCATGACCAAAGCGGATTACGACGCAGCCAAAACACAATTCGAAGCCGCCGAAGCCAAACGCGACGCCGCGCGGTCGCAAGTTGCCGTTGTCGAAGCCAAAGCGGCTTCCGCGCAGGCGCAAATCGAAGTGCTGCGCGCCCGAGTCAAAGGTTCGCAAGCTGTGGTTGCCGAAGCCGCGATTCCGCTGCACGACACGGCGCTTCGCGCGCCGATGAACGCCATCGTCATTCAAAAGAGCGTGGAAGTTGGTGCATTGGTTTCCGCGGGCAAAACCGGATTCACGGTTGCCGATACCAGTTCTGTCAAAGCCGTTTTTGGCGTGCCGGATTTGGTCGTCAACAAACTGAAGCTCGGAACCGCATTGACGGTCACCACCGAATCGCTGCCCGAAACCGAATTTCACGGCCAGATCACGCGCGTCGCTCCGGCGGCCGATCCGAAAAGCCGCGTCTTTGAAATCGAAGTCACGATTCCGAATCCGCAACAGGCGCTCAAAGCCGGAATGATCGCCTCGCTGGAAATCGCTCCTGCCGCGCCTGCGCAACCAATGATGGTTGTGCCGGTTTCGGCAATCGTGCGCGCCAAAAATCAGCCCGATCAATATGCCGTTTTTGTGATCGAAGAAAAAAGCGGCCACGCCATTGCACGTTCCCGCAACGTCAAACTCGGCGAAGCGCTGGGCAACACAATTGTCGTGTTGGAAGGCGTCAATGCAGGTGAACGCGTGATCACCACGGGCGCGACACTGACGCTCGACGGCCAACCGGTTCAGATCATTCCGTAA